CCATTGAGGAAGGCAAAAAATTCGATATCCTGCCCGCAGCTTCCGGTGTTCCGGAACTGGTGGAAATGGATGAAGACATGCAGGAACTGCTCTTCAGCAAAATCACCAAACTGGTGGGCGGCTACCAGTATCTGGTGCTTGATCTCGGTGCCGGGATTAACGGAACAGTAATGTCATTTGCCTCCATGACCCAGATGAGAATTGTGGTTGTCACCCCGGAACCGACCTCGCTGACCGACAGCTACGCCCTGATCAAAGTTTTGCACTCCCAGCACAACATCAGTGATTTCAACGTAATAGTGAACCAGGCTTCCAACGATAAAGAAGCACGGGAAACTTTTGAACGGCTCAATATGGCCTGCGAAAAATTTCTGAATATTAAGTTGAAAAATATGGGCTATGTGCGGTATGATCCCTCGGTAACTGAAGCTGTAAGACGGCAGATTCCTTTCATTAAGTATGCTCCCAAATCTGATGCCAGCCGGGATATCCTGAATATCGCGGTTAAAATTCAGAAGATCAGAATGGAAAACATGGGCAGACTCAGCGAAAGACCTGTCATGAAAAAATTTCCGACACTGGCCGATTAATTATGCTTGACGAAAAGGGTAACTTTTCGGCATAGTTGTATTAGAAATGGTAAAACACTGCCTTGTCACACTCAACATGATTTGGGAGAGGACATGAACAAAAGCGAACTGATCAAGAGTCTTGCGGAAGAAAAAGGCCTCCATGTGGATGAGTCTGCCGAAATAGTTGACGCATTTGTCGATTCAATTAAAGAAGCGCTTGTTCGCGGCGACAGAGTTGAAATCAGAGGATTCGGCAGCTTTAAGATGAAAGAGTACAAAGGTTACACAGGCCGTAACCCCAAGACTGGTGACGTTGTTGACGTTACCCCTAAAAAACTGCCTTTCTTCCGTCCCGGTAAAGAGCTGAAAGAGTATTTGAACGGTTAATGCGCCTTCTCATATTTGCTTTTTTTATCCTTGCCAGCATGGGTGCCACAATGGCCCATGCCGGCAAGGATGTACTGTTGTCTATTGCCGACACTGCCAATACCTTCGGGACAGTAAACCCCTGCCCTACCTGAGGAAGCAAAACCCTTGGCGGACTGGCCCGGCGGGCCGGATATCTTCAGGATTTGCGTGCAGCACAGAAACATGATGTCCTGCTGCTGGGCGGTGCATATGAATTTCTGCCGACTTCCGGCGAAAAAGTTTCCGATAAAAAACGAAATGCGCTGACTGAAGCTTTCCAAATCATTAATTATGATTTAGGAATTCTTAGTCCTGCTGAAATGGTTTTTCTGCAAAATTCCCCCAAAGGAATTCCGGAAAACTGGATCGGCAACCCGGAAGCACAGGTTGTAGCCAAGCCTCTTGCCCATGGTAAGAAGGCAGCCGTAATCATACTTCCATACCTTGAAAAAGGGTCTGACGAACTTCCTCCCGATCTCATTGATGAATGCGCCACACTATTCAAGGAGCAACGGGAAAAAGCGGATCTGGTAATCGCCATGAGCTCATGGGGTTACTTCAGGGAGAAGAAATTTCTCGCCAACCCGGTCATTGGCGGGACTCCTCCGGATATTCTCCTAGGGAGCGGTGACGGACCGGGAATGTCCGGTAGTCTTAACGCAAACAATAAGACTTTGTGGATACGCAGCTATCCCACCGGAAAAGCGGTCAACAGAATCGATATCTACGAATGGCCCACGCGAACCGAAGACTTTAAATGGTCTTCCGGGCAGAACGTAAAATGGTTCCTGCAGACCCTGACTGAAAAGCTTCGCGAGGAGCCGGAAGTCTTAAAGCTGCTCAGTGGTATTTCGGACGATAAGTAATTTAAATTTGGAGGCTTTAAAAATGACATTCCAAGGAGCATTCACTGCTCTGGTCACTCCGTTCAAAAACGGAGAGATTGATCAGGACGCCTACCGCGAACTGATCGAGTGGCAGATTGAACAGGGAATCGACGGTCTTGTACCCTGCGGTACTACCGGCGAAGCGGCTACACTTACCCATGAAGAACAAGGTGAGGTTATTAGAATCTGTGTCGAGCAGGCCAAGGGACGTGTCCCGGTCATCGCTGGCGCGGGTTCCAACAATACTAAAGAAGCCGTAAACCTGACCAAGCTTGCTAAACAGGCAGGCGCGGACGCCACCCTCCAGATTACCCCTTACTACAATAAACCTACTCCTGCGGGCTTGCTGGCGCATTTCAAAGCCCTTTCCGAAGAGGCTTCCATGCCCTTCATCCTGTACAATGTGCCCGGACGTACAGGTCTGAACTGCATGCCCGAAACCATCGCCATGATTGCGAATCAGGTTTCCGATGTGGTCGGTGTAAAGGAAGCTACTGCAAACCTCGGTCAGGTTTCCGATGTAATCGAACAATGCCCCGAAGGTTTCAGCGTGCTTTCCGGTGACGACTTCACTGTACTGCCCCTGCTCTCCCTCGGCGGACACGGCGTAATTTCCGTTGTCTCCAACATCATGCCTAAAACCATGTCCGACATGTGTGCGGCATTCCGCGCAGGCGACATGAAAAAAGCACAGGAGCTGCACTTCAAAATGCAGCCTGTAAATCGCATGATGTTTGTTGAAACCAACCCCATCCCGGTCAAAACCGCGCTGGGCATGATGGGTAAATTCGAAACATCCTTCAGGCTGCCGCTGGTTCCGCTCATGGATGAAAGCAAGGCAAAGCTCGAAGCTCAGCTCAAAGAAAGCGGCCTGATCTAGACCGCCTTACGCAATAAAATTTAAAATCCCGCATGGCTCTCCATGCGGGATTTTTTGTTTTATTACGGCTTCGCCGAGCTGTTTACCTAAAACGACTTAAAAACCTCAGGTATATACCCTTCCGGCAGATGGGCTGTGCCTTTGGTGACCGGGATGCCTGCTTCTGAGGCCGCATTTCCGGCCAGTTCATCAATTTTATCGCAGAAACCATTGCCGAGTTTCCACCCATCTGCTTCTTTTTTGGAGAAGGAACAGGTAGTAACATGCACTGATTCTGCACCTTTAGCCTTTAATATTTTAACCATCTCAGTGAAGTTTTCACCCGGACAACGGCAGGTAAAAACACCTGCCAATGAACATTCATCATAACCACTGAAACCCTGAATGGTCTGGTCGTAAGATTTAATGCAATTGGTCAGCGGACATTTGTGCTCATTTTTCTCACATCGAATCATTCCGATTTTAGTCATTTCGTCTCTCACTTCAGATTAACTTCAAACTACGACCTGCGGCCCATTCCGCCGCCCCCCATGCCTCGACCGCCCATGCCACGGCCTCCGCCGCCCATGCCGCGTCCACCGTTTGCCATGCCCATTCCACGTCCGGTTCCGCCCATACGGCGACAACCACCGCCCATGCCGCGCCCAGACCCAATGCCCATTCCAGCACCGGGCTGCTGATTATTCATAGACGTAGCTGTTGCTGCCTGCTCAGAACCGCCAAACACATTAACTGCCTCACGAACAGTCCCGGAAGCAGTCACCATCTGTATTCCGCCCTGCTGCAATGCAGCCTCGGCCTTGGGCCCGAAAGTCCCGGAAATAACAGCACCTACTCCCTGTTCCGCGAGCATCTGAGCGGTTTGAATTCCCGCTCCCTGCGCCAACTGGCTGTTGCCGCCGTTATCAACAAACCTGAATTCTTCTGTTTCCGAATCAAAAATTATAAACCCCGCAGCCCTACCGAAACGAGGTTCGAGCGGGCTGTCCGCATTGGAATTATTTGCACTTACAGCGATAAGCATAAAAGCCTCCTGTTATGAAATTAATTACTCTTTTCAATTAATTTTGCATAAAGGAGGCCAAATCACTCAACTCAATTATTTCAAGCAAATAGCCTCAACTCTTTTTCCCGTCAGGCTAAATCTGATTCCAAAAAACCACAAAAAAAGGCGCATAATGCGCCCAAACAAGAAAATAAGCCCCACCGAAAAATCCAGCAGGGCTTACGTATCAGCAAAATTTGCAAAACTTCATGGCGAAGCCTTAACAAAAGGTTTTGGGATTCTTAAACCCTTTTGCAAAAGGGTTTAAGGCCCCCGGCAGGGTTCCCCGAAAGGACCGCCGGAGGCAATCTTACAAATTCTTAATAACGGCTTCGCCCATTTCGGTGCAGCCTACGAGCTTGCCGCCCTCATCCATGATATCTCCTGTACGCAGCCCTTCTGCGAGGGTCTTTTCAACTGCGGCTTCAATGCAATCTGCTTCTTCAGCCATGTTGAAGGAGTAACGCAGCATCATGGCGATAGACAGGATGGTAGCCAGCGGGTTGGCTTTGTTCTCGCCTGCGATATCCGGTGCGGAACCATGGATAGGCTCGTACAGACCGGGGTTGGATGCGCCCAGGGATGCGGAAGGCAGCATGCCGATGGACCCGGTGATTGCTGCAGCTGCATCAGAGAGAATATCGCCGAAGAGGTTTCCGGTCACAATGACATCGAACTGGGAAGGATCACGCACCAGCTGCATGGCGGCGTTATCAACGTACATGTGAGTAAGCTCAACTTCGGGGTATTCCTCGGAAACTTCGATAACAATTTCACGCCAGACACGGGAAACGTCCAGAACGTTGGCTTTATCTACGGAACACAGACGCTTGTCGCGTTTCATGGCAGCTTCGAAAGCAACCTTTGCAATACGCTTCACTTCGTGCTCGTAGTAAACCATGGTGTTG
This genomic window from Desulfovibrio sp. JC010 contains:
- a CDS encoding MinD/ParA family protein, whose amino-acid sequence is MINANKTLSIAVMSGKGGVGKTNLSLNLSYALNTGGNSLLLMDCDLGLANLDVLLGISPESNMQDLLTSGAKPSDIVVPIEEGKKFDILPAASGVPELVEMDEDMQELLFSKITKLVGGYQYLVLDLGAGINGTVMSFASMTQMRIVVVTPEPTSLTDSYALIKVLHSQHNISDFNVIVNQASNDKEARETFERLNMACEKFLNIKLKNMGYVRYDPSVTEAVRRQIPFIKYAPKSDASRDILNIAVKIQKIRMENMGRLSERPVMKKFPTLAD
- a CDS encoding HU family DNA-binding protein, translating into MPCHTQHDLGEDMNKSELIKSLAEEKGLHVDESAEIVDAFVDSIKEALVRGDRVEIRGFGSFKMKEYKGYTGRNPKTGDVVDVTPKKLPFFRPGKELKEYLNG
- the dapA gene encoding 4-hydroxy-tetrahydrodipicolinate synthase, which codes for MTFQGAFTALVTPFKNGEIDQDAYRELIEWQIEQGIDGLVPCGTTGEAATLTHEEQGEVIRICVEQAKGRVPVIAGAGSNNTKEAVNLTKLAKQAGADATLQITPYYNKPTPAGLLAHFKALSEEASMPFILYNVPGRTGLNCMPETIAMIANQVSDVVGVKEATANLGQVSDVIEQCPEGFSVLSGDDFTVLPLLSLGGHGVISVVSNIMPKTMSDMCAAFRAGDMKKAQELHFKMQPVNRMMFVETNPIPVKTALGMMGKFETSFRLPLVPLMDESKAKLEAQLKESGLI
- a CDS encoding CGGC domain-containing protein, translated to MTKIGMIRCEKNEHKCPLTNCIKSYDQTIQGFSGYDECSLAGVFTCRCPGENFTEMVKILKAKGAESVHVTTCSFSKKEADGWKLGNGFCDKIDELAGNAASEAGIPVTKGTAHLPEGYIPEVFKSF
- a CDS encoding NifB/NifX family molybdenum-iron cluster-binding protein, which codes for MLIAVSANNSNADSPLEPRFGRAAGFIIFDSETEEFRFVDNGGNSQLAQGAGIQTAQMLAEQGVGAVISGTFGPKAEAALQQGGIQMVTASGTVREAVNVFGGSEQAATATSMNNQQPGAGMGIGSGRGMGGGCRRMGGTGRGMGMANGGRGMGGGGRGMGGRGMGGGGMGRRS
- the leuB gene encoding 3-isopropylmalate dehydrogenase; the encoded protein is MKICVMPGDGIGPEIMEQGVKVLNVIGEKFGHKFETTEALIGGAAIDATGGPLPEETVKACKESDAVLLGAVGGPKWDTIDPAIRPERGLLGIRKELSLFANLRPAALFSELKDACYLRADIVEKGLDVMVVRELTGGIYFGEPRGTKTENGERMGYNTMVYYEHEVKRIAKVAFEAAMKRDKRLCSVDKANVLDVSRVWREIVIEVSEEYPEVELTHMYVDNAAMQLVRDPSQFDVIVTGNLFGDILSDAAAAITGSIGMLPSASLGASNPGLYEPIHGSAPDIAGENKANPLATILSIAMMLRYSFNMAEEADCIEAAVEKTLAEGLRTGDIMDEGGKLVGCTEMGEAVIKNL